One window from the genome of Asterias rubens chromosome 11, eAstRub1.3, whole genome shotgun sequence encodes:
- the LOC117296993 gene encoding uncharacterized protein LOC117296993 isoform X1, producing MAPKDRTDQVEQRSPLRLPNKVSDASPIITSNLKLHIKEEIQQHRSNDVLPRFLLQMSTMTTLLPSHWEKYPVDMKLFLEKELFDPVLKHVLESQDLLNWCRSVKTVHPLITPGDGNCLLHAVSLALWGIEDDDLILRTALYRLLKEDTDRRNYLRWQRERLRLDAAIPDSGLVYNTTEWGSEWEMVKEIARPDQRPPETQGLLFESLEQFHVFMLANMLRRPIIIIAEDMMRSNLGLSLQPQHLQGIYLPLNWDPSVCYRYPILLGFYQNHFCPLLVTGTEDFEDDGNEFLFPIVHQDLTPMKVHFLEEGEEHQVQVLLEKYLILEEINHMGKSLSRTHGLPGARLVAKSGSQDVDLMTAYFKLSETHYRSYLEMEYGNNDEGMEPTNKDKVKSLVGAKSQPYISPTQQLPKFSWSGSGAPISQPEVKAVPNLPLRKAHSLVLQVCKTEGCIYYRSMSTGEYCHECFVKKQQQAQCKGAGCLNPAENGCQDLCRVCFDQRELIGDAGSKPSAPSMSKMSLNPGCPDPAKMSAATSSPRDILTDTRPHQMSKPKTESPSSSPEYELNSMVVHQKQATKKCIMEECPLTGNPKFSDMCSKCYNESVEIEKGLKKKQQAPAAVARNTGFLAAAAEPPKDVLPESKGTSKYTVKKNICATAGCDGIRLDGTGYAGYCHLCYKRNTGKMSQDNQTVYGASGGSSENETYANFPYHYGHCKEVRPSPEVVKSGGSSENETYANFPYHYGHCKEVRPSPEVVKSREGESHATGLGFPEPQKTSEKTVSQNPFADLKTHLATAAPVVAPAGGKVKMCAHHLCDKPASPPGFMLCGQCSLIASMFQQQQVENEKPKSKSESNSKQAENSGSEKTPSEPVEPVYKPIEIKKQTSNFKNTRILRKECQAPGGCVDQMFGDPELKDLCSRCFSKMMMKRTRTQRSPKDPLALTNQEPIYSNTAPLNPSPRPSPPPPRAHTGYMELHGTGQHSPKRNSLPRNYQPCARPGCTQQANLQILEGYCNDCHQVYRTNKVLEYAVVVPAQAPAPKPIPPSRGRFAFSSQSTVPEGWMHGGGQGFGVGTAREPSRPIEENRMDEGPPQAEPNRTDMKCKSDGCPNYGNPRCQGYCNSCFRHMKK from the exons ATGGCGCCAAAGGATAGAACGGATCAAGTTGAGCAGCGTTCGCCTCTTCGTCTCCCAAATAAAGTTTCTGACGCCAGCCCGATCATCACGAGTAATTTAAAACTACACATCAAGGAGGAGATCCAACAACACAG GTCCAACGATGTCCTCCCCCGTTTCTTGCTTCAAATGTCGACGATGACCACTCTCCTTCCTTCACACTGGGAGAAATACCCTGTCGATATGAAACTGTTCCTTGAGAAGGAACTGTTCGATCCGGTCCTCAAACACGTTCTGGAGTCCCAAGATCTGTTAAATTGGTGCCGGTCTGTGAAGACAGTTCATCCTCTCATTACACCAG GAGATGGCAACTGTCTCCTGCATGCTGTTTCATTGGCCTTGTGGGGGATTGAGGATGATGACTTGATATTGCGCACCGCCCTCTATCGGCTCCTCAAGGAGGATACTGACAGGAGAAACTATTTGCGTTGGCAACGCGAACGCTTGAGATTGGACGCTGCTATACCAGATTCTGGACTGGTGTACAATACTACT GAGTGGGGTAGTGAGTGGGAGATGGTAAAAGAAATTGCAAGACCAGATCAACGTCCCCCCGAGACACAGGGTCTCCTGTTCGAGAGCCTTGAGCAGTTCCACGTCTTCATGCTGGCCAACATGCTACGTCGCCCGATCATCATCATTGCCGAAGACATGATGCGCAGTAATCTGGGTCTCTCATTACAACCTCAGCACCTCCAGGGCATATACCTGCCTTTGAACTGGGATCCAAGTGTTTGCTACCGCTACCCGATACTCCTGGGGTTCTACCAAAATCACTTCTGTCCGTTGCTGGTGACCGGAACGGAGGATTTTGAGGATGATGGCAACGAGTTCCTCTTTCCGATAGTACACCAAGACCTGACGCCAATGAAGGTACACTTCTTGGAGGAGGGGGAAGAGCATCAGGTCCAGGTGCTTCTGGAGAAGTACCTCATCCTTGAGGAGATCAACCACATGGGGAAAAGTCTCAGTCGCACCCATGGACTCCCTGGAGCAAGACTCGTCGCCAAGAGTGGAAGTCAGGACGTAGACCTCATGACTGCATACTTTAAGCTGTCAGAGACCCATTATCGTTCATACTTGGAGATGGAATATGGGAACAACGATGAGGGTATGGAGCCCACCAACAAGGACAAGGTGAAGTCACTTGTTGGAGCTAAGTCGCAGCCGTATATAAGTCCAACGCAACAACTACCTAAGTTTTCCTGGTCTGGTTCTGGAGCACCTATAAGTCAACCTGAGGTCAAGGCTGTACCTAACCTGCCCTTACGAAAAGCTCATTCTCTGGTACTACAGGTGTGTAAGACTGAAGGGTGTATCTACTACAGATCCATGAGCACCGGGGAGTACTGCCACGAGTGCTTCGTCAAGAAACAACAACAAGCTCAGTGTAAGGGGGCCGGCTGCCTCAATCCAGCAGAAAATGGTTGCCAGGATCTCTGTCGAGTCTGTTTTGATCAGAGGGAATTGATTGGGGATGCAGGCAGTAAGCCGAGTGCACCTTCAATGAGCAAAATGAGTCTAAATCCAGGTTGTCCAGATCCTGCTAAAATGTCCGCTGCAACAAGTAGCCCTAGAGACATCTTGACGGACACTAGGCCACACCAGATGTCCAAACCCAAAACAGAGTCTCCTTCTTCGAGCCCAGAGTATGAACTTAACTCCATGGTTGTCCATCAAAAGCAGGCCACAAAGAAGTGCATCATGGAGGAGTGCCCACTAACTGGGAATCCAAAATTTAGTGACATGTGTAGCAAGTGTTACAATGAAAGTGTGGAGATTGAGAAGGGCCTGAAGAAAAAGCAGCAAGCACCTGCTGCTGTCGCCAGGAATACAGGATTCTTGGCAGCTGCTGCTGAGCCACCAAAAGATGTGCTTCCAGAGAGTAAAGGAACCTCAAAGTACACAGTCAAGAAGAATATCTGCGCCACCGCTGGCTGTGATGGCATTCGCCTTGATGGCACAGGTTATGCCGGATACTGTCATCTGTGCTACAAGAGAAATACTGGCAAGATGTCGCAGGACAACCAAACCGTCTACGGAGCATCTGGTGGCTCGTCTGAAAATGAGACCTATGCCAATTTTCCTTACCACTATGGTCATTGTAAAGAAGTAAGACCTTCTCCTGAAGTGGTAAAATCTGGTGGCTCATCTGAAAATGAGACCTATGCCAATTTTCCTTACCACTATGGTCATTGTAAAGAAGTAAGACCTTCTCCTGAAGTGGTAAAATCTAGAGAAGGTGAAAGCCATGCTACTGGTTTGGGTTTTCCTGAGCCGCAAAAGACAAGCGAGAAGACTGTGTCGCAGAATCCCTTTGCAGATCTGAAGACCCACCTGGCGACAGCAGCACCCGTTGTAGCTCCAGCAGGTGGCAAGGTTAAAATGTGTGCACATCATCTTTGCGACAAACCGGCGTCCCCGCCTGGGTTCATGCTATGTGGGCAGTGCAGCCTCATAGCGTCGATGTTCCAGCAGCAGCAGGTTGAGAACGAGAAACCCAAATCTAAATCAGAATCTAATTCAAAACAGGCTGAGAACTCTGGCAGTGAGAAGACGCCGTCTGAGCCAGTTGAACCTGTCTACAAGCCCATAG AAATAAAGAAGCAGACTTCCAATTTCAAGAATACTCGTATCCTACGGAAAGAATGTCAGGCTCCAGGAG GATGTGTGGATCAAATGTTCGGAGATCCCGAGCTGAAGGATCTGTGCTCTAGATGCTTCTCCAAGATGATGATGAAGCGAACACGCACTCAGAGGTCACCCAAAGATCCTCTCGCCTTGACCAATCAAGAGCCAATCTACAGCAACACAGCCCCGCTCAATCCCTCACCACGCCCCTCCCCGCCCCCACCTCGCGCCCACACTGGGTACATGGAACTACACGGCACTGGCCAACACTCCCCAAAGAGGAATTCATTACCCAGGAACTATCAGCCGTGCGCCCGACCCGGCTGCACCCAGCAAGCCAACCTTCAGATCCTGGAGGGGTACTGTAACGACTGTCACCAGGTCTACCGCACTAACAAGGTGCTGGAGTACGCCGTCGTGGTGCCAGCACAAGCCCCCGCTCCTAAACCCATTCCCCCCAGCAGAGGGCGCTTTGCGTTCTCGTCCCAATCAACGGTCCCTGAGGGCTGGATGCATGGCGGCGGGCAGGGCTTTGGTGTTGGGACCGCCAGAGAGCCAAGCAGACCCATTGAAGAGAATAGAATGGACGAGGGGCCGCCTCAAGCTGAGCCTAACCGCACTGATATGAAATGTAAGAGTGACGGCTGCCCAAACTACGGTAACCCTCGTTGCCAAGGCTATTGCAACAGTTGTTTCAGACACATGAAAAAATAG
- the LOC117296993 gene encoding uncharacterized protein LOC117296993 isoform X2 gives MAPKDRTDQVEQRSPLRLPNKVSDASPIITSNLKLHIKEEIQQHRSNDVLPRFLLQMSTMTTLLPSHWEKYPVDMKLFLEKELFDPVLKHVLESQDLLNWCRSVKTVHPLITPGDGNCLLHAVSLALWGIEDDDLILRTALYRLLKEDTDRRNYLRWQRERLRLDAAIPDSGLVYNTTEWGSEWEMVKEIARPDQRPPETQGLLFESLEQFHVFMLANMLRRPIIIIAEDMMRSNLGLSLQPQHLQGIYLPLNWDPSVCYRYPILLGFYQNHFCPLLVTGTEDFEDDGNEFLFPIVHQDLTPMKVHFLEEGEEHQVQVLLEKYLILEEINHMGKSLSRTHGLPGARLVAKSGSQDVDLMTAYFKLSETHYRSYLEMEYGNNDEGMEPTNKDKVKSLVGAKSQPYISPTQQLPKFSWSGSGAPISQPEVKAVPNLPLRKAHSLVLQVCKTEGCIYYRSMSTGEYCHECFVKKQQQAQCKGAGCLNPAENGCQDLCRVCFDQRELIGDAGSKPSAPSMSKMSLNPGCPDPAKMSAATSSPRDILTDTRPHQMSKPKTESPSSSPEYELNSMVVHQKQATKKCIMEECPLTGNPKFSDMCSKCYNESVEIEKGLKKKQQAPAAVARNTGFLAAAAEPPKDVLPESKGTSKYTVKKNICATAGCDGIRLDGTGYAGYCHLCYKRNTGKMSQDNQTVYGASGGSSENETYANFPYHYGHCKEVRPSPEVVKSREGESHATGLGFPEPQKTSEKTVSQNPFADLKTHLATAAPVVAPAGGKVKMCAHHLCDKPASPPGFMLCGQCSLIASMFQQQQVENEKPKSKSESNSKQAENSGSEKTPSEPVEPVYKPIEIKKQTSNFKNTRILRKECQAPGGCVDQMFGDPELKDLCSRCFSKMMMKRTRTQRSPKDPLALTNQEPIYSNTAPLNPSPRPSPPPPRAHTGYMELHGTGQHSPKRNSLPRNYQPCARPGCTQQANLQILEGYCNDCHQVYRTNKVLEYAVVVPAQAPAPKPIPPSRGRFAFSSQSTVPEGWMHGGGQGFGVGTAREPSRPIEENRMDEGPPQAEPNRTDMKCKSDGCPNYGNPRCQGYCNSCFRHMKK, from the exons ATGGCGCCAAAGGATAGAACGGATCAAGTTGAGCAGCGTTCGCCTCTTCGTCTCCCAAATAAAGTTTCTGACGCCAGCCCGATCATCACGAGTAATTTAAAACTACACATCAAGGAGGAGATCCAACAACACAG GTCCAACGATGTCCTCCCCCGTTTCTTGCTTCAAATGTCGACGATGACCACTCTCCTTCCTTCACACTGGGAGAAATACCCTGTCGATATGAAACTGTTCCTTGAGAAGGAACTGTTCGATCCGGTCCTCAAACACGTTCTGGAGTCCCAAGATCTGTTAAATTGGTGCCGGTCTGTGAAGACAGTTCATCCTCTCATTACACCAG GAGATGGCAACTGTCTCCTGCATGCTGTTTCATTGGCCTTGTGGGGGATTGAGGATGATGACTTGATATTGCGCACCGCCCTCTATCGGCTCCTCAAGGAGGATACTGACAGGAGAAACTATTTGCGTTGGCAACGCGAACGCTTGAGATTGGACGCTGCTATACCAGATTCTGGACTGGTGTACAATACTACT GAGTGGGGTAGTGAGTGGGAGATGGTAAAAGAAATTGCAAGACCAGATCAACGTCCCCCCGAGACACAGGGTCTCCTGTTCGAGAGCCTTGAGCAGTTCCACGTCTTCATGCTGGCCAACATGCTACGTCGCCCGATCATCATCATTGCCGAAGACATGATGCGCAGTAATCTGGGTCTCTCATTACAACCTCAGCACCTCCAGGGCATATACCTGCCTTTGAACTGGGATCCAAGTGTTTGCTACCGCTACCCGATACTCCTGGGGTTCTACCAAAATCACTTCTGTCCGTTGCTGGTGACCGGAACGGAGGATTTTGAGGATGATGGCAACGAGTTCCTCTTTCCGATAGTACACCAAGACCTGACGCCAATGAAGGTACACTTCTTGGAGGAGGGGGAAGAGCATCAGGTCCAGGTGCTTCTGGAGAAGTACCTCATCCTTGAGGAGATCAACCACATGGGGAAAAGTCTCAGTCGCACCCATGGACTCCCTGGAGCAAGACTCGTCGCCAAGAGTGGAAGTCAGGACGTAGACCTCATGACTGCATACTTTAAGCTGTCAGAGACCCATTATCGTTCATACTTGGAGATGGAATATGGGAACAACGATGAGGGTATGGAGCCCACCAACAAGGACAAGGTGAAGTCACTTGTTGGAGCTAAGTCGCAGCCGTATATAAGTCCAACGCAACAACTACCTAAGTTTTCCTGGTCTGGTTCTGGAGCACCTATAAGTCAACCTGAGGTCAAGGCTGTACCTAACCTGCCCTTACGAAAAGCTCATTCTCTGGTACTACAGGTGTGTAAGACTGAAGGGTGTATCTACTACAGATCCATGAGCACCGGGGAGTACTGCCACGAGTGCTTCGTCAAGAAACAACAACAAGCTCAGTGTAAGGGGGCCGGCTGCCTCAATCCAGCAGAAAATGGTTGCCAGGATCTCTGTCGAGTCTGTTTTGATCAGAGGGAATTGATTGGGGATGCAGGCAGTAAGCCGAGTGCACCTTCAATGAGCAAAATGAGTCTAAATCCAGGTTGTCCAGATCCTGCTAAAATGTCCGCTGCAACAAGTAGCCCTAGAGACATCTTGACGGACACTAGGCCACACCAGATGTCCAAACCCAAAACAGAGTCTCCTTCTTCGAGCCCAGAGTATGAACTTAACTCCATGGTTGTCCATCAAAAGCAGGCCACAAAGAAGTGCATCATGGAGGAGTGCCCACTAACTGGGAATCCAAAATTTAGTGACATGTGTAGCAAGTGTTACAATGAAAGTGTGGAGATTGAGAAGGGCCTGAAGAAAAAGCAGCAAGCACCTGCTGCTGTCGCCAGGAATACAGGATTCTTGGCAGCTGCTGCTGAGCCACCAAAAGATGTGCTTCCAGAGAGTAAAGGAACCTCAAAGTACACAGTCAAGAAGAATATCTGCGCCACCGCTGGCTGTGATGGCATTCGCCTTGATGGCACAGGTTATGCCGGATACTGTCATCTGTGCTACAAGAGAAATACTGGCAAGATGTCGCAGGACAACCAAACCGTCTACGGAGCATCTGGTGGCTCGTCTGAAAATGAGACCTATGCCAATTTTCCTTACCACTATG GTCATTGTAAAGAAGTAAGACCTTCTCCTGAAGTGGTAAAATCTAGAGAAGGTGAAAGCCATGCTACTGGTTTGGGTTTTCCTGAGCCGCAAAAGACAAGCGAGAAGACTGTGTCGCAGAATCCCTTTGCAGATCTGAAGACCCACCTGGCGACAGCAGCACCCGTTGTAGCTCCAGCAGGTGGCAAGGTTAAAATGTGTGCACATCATCTTTGCGACAAACCGGCGTCCCCGCCTGGGTTCATGCTATGTGGGCAGTGCAGCCTCATAGCGTCGATGTTCCAGCAGCAGCAGGTTGAGAACGAGAAACCCAAATCTAAATCAGAATCTAATTCAAAACAGGCTGAGAACTCTGGCAGTGAGAAGACGCCGTCTGAGCCAGTTGAACCTGTCTACAAGCCCATAG AAATAAAGAAGCAGACTTCCAATTTCAAGAATACTCGTATCCTACGGAAAGAATGTCAGGCTCCAGGAG GATGTGTGGATCAAATGTTCGGAGATCCCGAGCTGAAGGATCTGTGCTCTAGATGCTTCTCCAAGATGATGATGAAGCGAACACGCACTCAGAGGTCACCCAAAGATCCTCTCGCCTTGACCAATCAAGAGCCAATCTACAGCAACACAGCCCCGCTCAATCCCTCACCACGCCCCTCCCCGCCCCCACCTCGCGCCCACACTGGGTACATGGAACTACACGGCACTGGCCAACACTCCCCAAAGAGGAATTCATTACCCAGGAACTATCAGCCGTGCGCCCGACCCGGCTGCACCCAGCAAGCCAACCTTCAGATCCTGGAGGGGTACTGTAACGACTGTCACCAGGTCTACCGCACTAACAAGGTGCTGGAGTACGCCGTCGTGGTGCCAGCACAAGCCCCCGCTCCTAAACCCATTCCCCCCAGCAGAGGGCGCTTTGCGTTCTCGTCCCAATCAACGGTCCCTGAGGGCTGGATGCATGGCGGCGGGCAGGGCTTTGGTGTTGGGACCGCCAGAGAGCCAAGCAGACCCATTGAAGAGAATAGAATGGACGAGGGGCCGCCTCAAGCTGAGCCTAACCGCACTGATATGAAATGTAAGAGTGACGGCTGCCCAAACTACGGTAACCCTCGTTGCCAAGGCTATTGCAACAGTTGTTTCAGACACATGAAAAAATAG
- the LOC117296993 gene encoding uncharacterized protein LOC117296993 isoform X3 produces the protein MVKEIARPDQRPPETQGLLFESLEQFHVFMLANMLRRPIIIIAEDMMRSNLGLSLQPQHLQGIYLPLNWDPSVCYRYPILLGFYQNHFCPLLVTGTEDFEDDGNEFLFPIVHQDLTPMKVHFLEEGEEHQVQVLLEKYLILEEINHMGKSLSRTHGLPGARLVAKSGSQDVDLMTAYFKLSETHYRSYLEMEYGNNDEGMEPTNKDKVKSLVGAKSQPYISPTQQLPKFSWSGSGAPISQPEVKAVPNLPLRKAHSLVLQVCKTEGCIYYRSMSTGEYCHECFVKKQQQAQCKGAGCLNPAENGCQDLCRVCFDQRELIGDAGSKPSAPSMSKMSLNPGCPDPAKMSAATSSPRDILTDTRPHQMSKPKTESPSSSPEYELNSMVVHQKQATKKCIMEECPLTGNPKFSDMCSKCYNESVEIEKGLKKKQQAPAAVARNTGFLAAAAEPPKDVLPESKGTSKYTVKKNICATAGCDGIRLDGTGYAGYCHLCYKRNTGKMSQDNQTVYGASGGSSENETYANFPYHYGHCKEVRPSPEVVKSGGSSENETYANFPYHYGHCKEVRPSPEVVKSREGESHATGLGFPEPQKTSEKTVSQNPFADLKTHLATAAPVVAPAGGKVKMCAHHLCDKPASPPGFMLCGQCSLIASMFQQQQVENEKPKSKSESNSKQAENSGSEKTPSEPVEPVYKPIEIKKQTSNFKNTRILRKECQAPGGCVDQMFGDPELKDLCSRCFSKMMMKRTRTQRSPKDPLALTNQEPIYSNTAPLNPSPRPSPPPPRAHTGYMELHGTGQHSPKRNSLPRNYQPCARPGCTQQANLQILEGYCNDCHQVYRTNKVLEYAVVVPAQAPAPKPIPPSRGRFAFSSQSTVPEGWMHGGGQGFGVGTAREPSRPIEENRMDEGPPQAEPNRTDMKCKSDGCPNYGNPRCQGYCNSCFRHMKK, from the exons ATGGTAAAAGAAATTGCAAGACCAGATCAACGTCCCCCCGAGACACAGGGTCTCCTGTTCGAGAGCCTTGAGCAGTTCCACGTCTTCATGCTGGCCAACATGCTACGTCGCCCGATCATCATCATTGCCGAAGACATGATGCGCAGTAATCTGGGTCTCTCATTACAACCTCAGCACCTCCAGGGCATATACCTGCCTTTGAACTGGGATCCAAGTGTTTGCTACCGCTACCCGATACTCCTGGGGTTCTACCAAAATCACTTCTGTCCGTTGCTGGTGACCGGAACGGAGGATTTTGAGGATGATGGCAACGAGTTCCTCTTTCCGATAGTACACCAAGACCTGACGCCAATGAAGGTACACTTCTTGGAGGAGGGGGAAGAGCATCAGGTCCAGGTGCTTCTGGAGAAGTACCTCATCCTTGAGGAGATCAACCACATGGGGAAAAGTCTCAGTCGCACCCATGGACTCCCTGGAGCAAGACTCGTCGCCAAGAGTGGAAGTCAGGACGTAGACCTCATGACTGCATACTTTAAGCTGTCAGAGACCCATTATCGTTCATACTTGGAGATGGAATATGGGAACAACGATGAGGGTATGGAGCCCACCAACAAGGACAAGGTGAAGTCACTTGTTGGAGCTAAGTCGCAGCCGTATATAAGTCCAACGCAACAACTACCTAAGTTTTCCTGGTCTGGTTCTGGAGCACCTATAAGTCAACCTGAGGTCAAGGCTGTACCTAACCTGCCCTTACGAAAAGCTCATTCTCTGGTACTACAGGTGTGTAAGACTGAAGGGTGTATCTACTACAGATCCATGAGCACCGGGGAGTACTGCCACGAGTGCTTCGTCAAGAAACAACAACAAGCTCAGTGTAAGGGGGCCGGCTGCCTCAATCCAGCAGAAAATGGTTGCCAGGATCTCTGTCGAGTCTGTTTTGATCAGAGGGAATTGATTGGGGATGCAGGCAGTAAGCCGAGTGCACCTTCAATGAGCAAAATGAGTCTAAATCCAGGTTGTCCAGATCCTGCTAAAATGTCCGCTGCAACAAGTAGCCCTAGAGACATCTTGACGGACACTAGGCCACACCAGATGTCCAAACCCAAAACAGAGTCTCCTTCTTCGAGCCCAGAGTATGAACTTAACTCCATGGTTGTCCATCAAAAGCAGGCCACAAAGAAGTGCATCATGGAGGAGTGCCCACTAACTGGGAATCCAAAATTTAGTGACATGTGTAGCAAGTGTTACAATGAAAGTGTGGAGATTGAGAAGGGCCTGAAGAAAAAGCAGCAAGCACCTGCTGCTGTCGCCAGGAATACAGGATTCTTGGCAGCTGCTGCTGAGCCACCAAAAGATGTGCTTCCAGAGAGTAAAGGAACCTCAAAGTACACAGTCAAGAAGAATATCTGCGCCACCGCTGGCTGTGATGGCATTCGCCTTGATGGCACAGGTTATGCCGGATACTGTCATCTGTGCTACAAGAGAAATACTGGCAAGATGTCGCAGGACAACCAAACCGTCTACGGAGCATCTGGTGGCTCGTCTGAAAATGAGACCTATGCCAATTTTCCTTACCACTATGGTCATTGTAAAGAAGTAAGACCTTCTCCTGAAGTGGTAAAATCTGGTGGCTCATCTGAAAATGAGACCTATGCCAATTTTCCTTACCACTATGGTCATTGTAAAGAAGTAAGACCTTCTCCTGAAGTGGTAAAATCTAGAGAAGGTGAAAGCCATGCTACTGGTTTGGGTTTTCCTGAGCCGCAAAAGACAAGCGAGAAGACTGTGTCGCAGAATCCCTTTGCAGATCTGAAGACCCACCTGGCGACAGCAGCACCCGTTGTAGCTCCAGCAGGTGGCAAGGTTAAAATGTGTGCACATCATCTTTGCGACAAACCGGCGTCCCCGCCTGGGTTCATGCTATGTGGGCAGTGCAGCCTCATAGCGTCGATGTTCCAGCAGCAGCAGGTTGAGAACGAGAAACCCAAATCTAAATCAGAATCTAATTCAAAACAGGCTGAGAACTCTGGCAGTGAGAAGACGCCGTCTGAGCCAGTTGAACCTGTCTACAAGCCCATAG AAATAAAGAAGCAGACTTCCAATTTCAAGAATACTCGTATCCTACGGAAAGAATGTCAGGCTCCAGGAG GATGTGTGGATCAAATGTTCGGAGATCCCGAGCTGAAGGATCTGTGCTCTAGATGCTTCTCCAAGATGATGATGAAGCGAACACGCACTCAGAGGTCACCCAAAGATCCTCTCGCCTTGACCAATCAAGAGCCAATCTACAGCAACACAGCCCCGCTCAATCCCTCACCACGCCCCTCCCCGCCCCCACCTCGCGCCCACACTGGGTACATGGAACTACACGGCACTGGCCAACACTCCCCAAAGAGGAATTCATTACCCAGGAACTATCAGCCGTGCGCCCGACCCGGCTGCACCCAGCAAGCCAACCTTCAGATCCTGGAGGGGTACTGTAACGACTGTCACCAGGTCTACCGCACTAACAAGGTGCTGGAGTACGCCGTCGTGGTGCCAGCACAAGCCCCCGCTCCTAAACCCATTCCCCCCAGCAGAGGGCGCTTTGCGTTCTCGTCCCAATCAACGGTCCCTGAGGGCTGGATGCATGGCGGCGGGCAGGGCTTTGGTGTTGGGACCGCCAGAGAGCCAAGCAGACCCATTGAAGAGAATAGAATGGACGAGGGGCCGCCTCAAGCTGAGCCTAACCGCACTGATATGAAATGTAAGAGTGACGGCTGCCCAAACTACGGTAACCCTCGTTGCCAAGGCTATTGCAACAGTTGTTTCAGACACATGAAAAAATAG